Genomic window (Ascochyta rabiei chromosome 13, complete sequence):
CGCTCAAAGAACGAAAAGCCCACGCCATCCCACCAAAATCTAAGCCAGGACTCTCCACGGTACCCACCCGTGTCTCGAAAGCGCTCAGTCACGCCATTGTCCAACCGCTCAACGCCTGCTCTTTCTACACGATCTACGCCCGCACCAGCAGGTCCACCTCTTGCAGTCTGCCTACACTGCCACGGAAGCTGGTGGAACGACTCTTGCGACGCTGCAGAACCGTGCCAGAACTGCATTAGCTCTGGGAAAGCGTGTCAACGTCCGCGATGCATCGACTTTACAAGGGGAGCGTGTAACACTTTACGGTGTCCGAGGGTGCATGAAGGTGACATGCGTTATAAAAATGTTGTCATCAAGCCGAAAACGCTGAAAAGAATTGGGAAAAGGAGCGAGCAGAAGCCAAGCCCGAGCTTATTAGCGTACCAGCAGGGCTAGGTTGAGTAGAGGGCTTTGGACAAAACATGGCTGACGTATGGGCGTGGACCTTGGGTTTCAAATATGTAAGAGATggaaggaaggaggagacCCAAACGGGAGGGATTTATACACTCATACTTTTGGTTGAGATCGCCATTAGAGAGCACATCTTTGTCGATTCCTTGCGGATAAACACGTTGCATATCATCTCTGCAATCCATTAGCTCAAGCCCAATTCACGGACACCGCCTAATCACTTCCCGTAAGATCTATGTACGTCGCGTCCGGATCTGCCACGCGCCTCCGGTCCGCCAAAGCAATCATCCGCTGCATCTCGGAAGCCGGGAGACGTACAACTGAACCCCACTCCAGTGCCGCGTCCGAAAAGTCAATCATCTCCAACCGCTGAACTGCGAAGATGAGTGTAAGCTCCGAGACATCAGCTCTCGTACACCACTCACCATCAGTCAACCCACCCTGCCTTCGCGACTCATCTTGGCGATCTGGCCGTACCGGGTTCATGTCCATGAAGCGCGTTGGATAGCGAGGCTGTCGCCTCATCCTCGACACGATGTCCGGATACATCAACAGGTAGTTTGATTTCCGTGCGCCTGAAAGCTTCGCCAAGTCGTAGTCTGAGGGAAAGGGCGCGAGGAAATCGGCCAGCCAGGCAATGTCGGCGTCGCGTTCCGAGTAGTTATCCAGCCCTTCGACAAGCCTTTTCGTTATGCGCAGTGCGAAGAGACCGACGATGAGAGGCTCGGACCGTGTGGTGGGAGCTGGCGCAGGTGGTGCGGGAGCAACGGGATGGACATCTGGTGGAGGGTGGGGAGAGGTGTAGTGTTGCATTATTCGGAGTTATCAAACCGATTTAACGATGGTTGTCAAAGAGTTGAGAAATTGCTCTGCTAGGATGATGTGAGCACCTTCAATACTTCTGAGTAGGCGCATTCCAATACGTTATGAAGTACAACTGCTCGTTAGTGACGACGCAGCAAGCGCActcggcagcagcagccgatCAACAAGCAGCCATAGTTGACTTCGAGCAATCTTCTCTCGACTCACCTTCACCTGCAATTCTGATAGTATGTGTCACAGCTGGGGCAAAAAACCCATTCACTCTCCATCCTATTTCACTTACCCGCTCCAAAAGTTCGCGTGTAACAAGTCCCACACCACAAGACTTTGAACTCCTGAGCACGCTCTTCAAGTCTTTACTTTGTGTCTGTCACGCTTTCAACACACCCCAGCTCTTCTCCAAGCCCTCTTTCTGACAAGATGCGCTCGACAATCCCCATCACGACCCTCGCCCTCTTCATGTCCACCTTCAGCTCCGCCGCTCCCACAGAAGCCAAGCTGGAGCCGGTCCACTTCCCCCGCAGCAACCTCACCACCAAGGTCCTATCGGCAGACACCATGACCTGCCCCAACAGCGGCAGCAGCTGCGGAGTGGTGACCTTCGCCAGCGGGCTGTACGTTTCGTTCGGACCGGGCGTGTGCATGCAGCTGGGCAAGAACATCGAGTCCATCTATGTTGCGCACTGCTATTGTTCTTTGTGGAGGTAGGTTTTCATTCATTCCTTGATCTTGATTGTTTGCTTGCTGATGGGGGCTACAGCTCGTGCACCGGCAACTCCAAGAAGGATGTCTATGTCGGCGGCATGATGATGTGCGAAAAGCCGAAGACGTTGGATGAGTTTGGTCAGGAGGTCAGGTTCATCTCCTGTGGAGGACTGTATTGATTGGTTATGTCTAGCGTACGGATCGGTTACCCTTGGTAGGATATTGATCTATGGAGGTGATACAGTCAGTTGGACGGACACCATGGGATCCATCTGTCGATTGCGTATCATGGGCGGACTCGGCGTCGATTATTGAAAGGGTCGACTGGAGGTTCTCTCAGGGTTCGAGTTAGGGTCGGCATGGGCAACTTTAAACGAGCAAACTTGAAATGACATCGAAGACAACCCATCAGACACATCAGTCTATGGCTCCATTCGTACATGGTGCTCCTCCTATGTTCAGATCCTGACACCAGTACGCTCAAGAGGAGGCGCAGCGGtggttgctgctgctgattTACAGCGAGGGACCACTTCGCTTCGTGGCGAAATGCAATCCTCAGGTATTTGGGGACAGTAGCGTCTCGAATGCAAGGCTTGCGCGACGTTTCCACGACCGGATCTATACTCTCAGATCTTGCTGTATCCATGTCCATAGAAGAAGGACAGCCACCACCAACGCCAAACCATGCAAGTCATGTACCGCTCACAGAATCATCTCTCATCTAGACCATTTACTGTGTCGCGCATTGTGGGCCAGCCTCCTCTTCGTCATCTTCCCACTCAGCACCGCCTGCCCGTGGGTCTCCCGATCCGGCACCGAAGTCCTCCATGTCGGCCTCGTACTCGACTTCCACCTCTTCGACCTCCTCATGCTTCTCGTTGGAAATTGTCGCTGCCGGAAGCGCGTCCCTGACCTTCTGGAGCGCTGCGTCGTTCTTCAGCCAGCCATCCTCGGGGAATTCAATATCAACCTGGAGGAACAAATCGCCCTTTGCGTCACTGCGCTTCATCGGCATACCCTCGCCAGGAACCTTCAAGACCTGGCCCGGTCGCAGGACCTTGCCGTTCGGTTGCTGAACGTTGAGCTGGATGCCCCTGCCGTCCAGATGTGTCAAGACTACTCTGTTGAAACCGGTCAGAGCCTCCACGAGCGAGATCTTCAGCACGGCACGCAGATCGGCGCCGGCGCGCTCAAATGTCTCGTGCTCGGCCTCGTCCAGGGTGAAGATGATGTCGCCAGGCTCCTGGTCGGGAAGTTGGTCGGCTTCGCCTTGGAGTACGATGCGCTCGCCTTGCCGTGCGCCGCGGGGGATGTACAGCTCGAGGACGTTCTTCGATTCGACGACTTTCTTGCCCTTGCACTTCTTGCAACGCTGCTTCTCGGGGATGATCTGGCCGGAGCCCTGGCAGTTGCCGCAGGCTACGGTCTCTTGGGTCACGAGGCCAGGACCGACCTGGCGGAGGACCTGCTTCGCGCCTGGAATGAATTAGTTGTGGTTTTGAATGCCAGCCAAGGCGCATCAAACGTACCGCGCCCACTGCAGACTCCGCAGTCATGGCTCTTGGAGCCCTTCTTTCCACCTGAGCCCTCGCACTGGTTGCAAACAATGTTCTTGGTGTTGGAGAACTTGGTTGTCTTGCCCTTGTACAGCTCCTCGAGCGTGACCTCGTACGCTTGCTCTACGCTGCGGCCCTTCTTGGGCACGTTTCTCCCGCCAGGGCCACCAGGCATGCCGCCgaagccgccgccgccgaagcCACCCATGCCAGGCGGCATCCCGCCCATGCCGCCGAACATCTGGGCGAGGATGTCGTCCATGTCTGGCTGCTCGCCGCCGCCACGGGCGGGGTCGAAGGCGGACATGCCGTGGGTGTCGTAGAGGTGGCGCTTGTCATCGTCGGAGAGGATCTCGTAGGCCTGCTTGGCGGACTTGAAGCGGACCTCTGCTTCCTCGCGCTCTTCGACGGCGACCTTGTCGGGGTGGTGTGCTAGTGCAGCCTGTCGTTGCGCGTCAGAATGGCGGGGTAGACGGATGGACAGGTCGGGCGGACCTTGTGGTATGCCTTCTTGATCTCTACTTTGCTGGCGCTGTTGCTGATGCCGAGGACCTCTGTGGAGCGGGGCGTCAGAAGGGTGCTGTCAAGTGACTATGCGCCGTGCATACCATAGAGATCGATTTCCTCGACGTCGGTCACTGGGGAGGGTTAGCAGGGTGCGAGTGGAGGCGAGTGGCGGCAGCGGCTTTTACTGTTTGCTGGATGGGGGGGGGGATCTGGGAAGGCGGGCTATCACAGGCGTGGCTATCTACAGGGCCAAGGATTGAAACGACGCAACGAGGGTGCAGAAAAGTTGAGTTGAGGCGGTGGGAGGGAGACGGAGACGGAGGCGGTCAGCGGCTGAGTTCCAGACGCGCTGATTGGCGGCGCAGTGCGTGATTCTGCCTCGGAAAGTTGAGCAGCAACTTGGCACTCGACTGGTGGATGCCGTAGCTTACGAACCACCTCTACCGACCGTGGAACAGTAAGCGAGCCGGCGGAGCTGTCGAAGACCACGGCGTCCATTCGGCCATGTCGTTCTCGTCGTTCTCGTCGTtctcgtcgtcttcgctgcTGCGCCCACAGCTGCCCGCGTACGCCGGCCGCGCCTGCCGCGCCTGCCGAGCCTCACGACGGCCGCTCTCGTCCAAGACAGCCAGGGAGCAGAAGAGCAATGCGGCGCTCCCGTCGAGGCCGGCGCGCACGCGGTTCGCGCCCTCGCCCACGGGATATCTGCATCTGGGCTCGCTGCGCACCGCGCTGTTCAACTACCTCCTCGCCAAGAGCACAGGCGGCCAGTTCCTGCTGCGCATCGAAGACACGGACCAGAAGCGCACCGTCGCCGACGCCGAGCAACGCCTCTTGCAGGACCTCCGCTGGGCCGGCCTGCAGTGGGACGAGGGGCCTGAGGTCGGCGGGCCGTGCGGACCGTACAGGCAGTCGGAGCGCAGCGCCATCTACCGCGCGCATGCCCAGCAGCTGCTCGACTCGGGCCATGCCTACCGCTGCTTCTGCTCCTCGGAGCGCCTCAACGCCCTGGCCGAGCACAGGCACAAGCTTGGCCTGGCCACCGACTACGACCGCGCCTGCGAGTCGGTCCCCAGGGACGAGAGCGACGAGCGCGCCCACCGCCACGAACCGCACGTCGTGCGCCTCAAGGTGCCCGACCAGTACCCCACCTACAAGGACCTGATCTACGGCACCTTCAAGCCCCTCCGCCGCCGCGGCCACGTCACCGAGTCGTCGTACGAAGACCCCATCCTGCTCAAGAGCGACGGCCTGCCCACGTACCACCTCGCCAACGTCGTCGACGACCACCTCATGAACATCACCCACGTCGTCCGCGGCAGCGAGTGGATGCCCAGCACGCCCAAGCACATCGCCATGTACTCGGCCTTTGGCTGGACACCGCCCGCCTTTGCACACGTGGGGCTGCTGGTCGACGAGAACGGCAACAAGCTGTCCAAGCGCAACTTCGACACGGACATCGCCGCCTTCAAGGACATGGAAATCTTCCCAGAGACGCTGGCCAACTTCGCCGCCCTGCTGGGCTGGAGCCACAAGGAGAGGAGCGACGTCATGACGCTGCAAGACCTCATCTCCCATTTCAGCCTCAAATTCACAAAGGGCAACACGACCGTCACCTTTGGCAAACTGCACTACCTGCAGCGCAAGCACGCCGCCCTGCGCGCCCAAGCCGGCGGACAGCCCCTGCAGGACATGGTCGACAACGTCGCCGCCCTGCTCACCAGCCCCGACTCGCCCTACGACCCCAACGACTGGCGCGCCCTCACGGGGCCCAGCCCAGACGCGTACATTGAGAAGATTGTGCACGTCGACGCCGAAAACTTCACAAACGCAAACGAGTTCCTCTACCGCAACGCCTTCTTCTTCAAGCCCCTGCGGCCCGCCGCCTCGACGAATCTCACTGCCGACAGCCCCACCGACGTGGTCGAGCGCTCGAAGCTCCTCGCCGAGATCAAAGACGCTGATTGGGATCGTGACAATCTCATGGAAAAGGTGCGCAACATGATCGACGGGCGGCCCGAGGGTAAAGCCGGCGGCAAGGACGTCTATCACTACCTCAGACTGGCGTTGACGGGGCAGGAGAAAGGGATCAGGCTGTATGATATCATGTTGATTTTGGGTCGGAAGGAGACGTTGGCGCGGTTGGGTGCTGACGATTGAGTTGGTTGTCATGTCATGTGTATGTGTACGAGTACATGGTAGAGGTGAGATGTACCAAGATGCTGATGTTTGTGTCATGCGTGTAGGATTATGGATACTTGTGGACTGTGGGTTACTTCTCTTGCTTCATTACGTCATCGCCTCTGTGCCACGCTATACACGTAtacacacatacacacacacacatacgTCTCTGCTGTATTGGTCTCGTGGTGGTAGCCAGTGACAAGGGCCCATGTCGACTCTCTGTGTGCGCCGTAACGTCACAGCCCAGCCATGCTCGTGGCTGCAAGTCTCGTGTCATAAAGTGGGTTCAACTCCACACGTCTGCCGCCTCAGCTCTtcatctccatctccaccTCCTGGCTCTCCGTCGCGGGCGGCCGACCGCCGCTGTGGAAGTTGAACACCTGGTCCTTGACCTTGGCAGCCAGCAGTCCCATTTCCTCCTCGCGCGCAATCTTGCTCCCCGCTGCGCCCAGCTTCGGCAGGGCGTCTTTGCGGCTCTCGCTCCCCGGGAAGGCGGCCGCGCTGCCCTTGAAGCGCTTGTTGCCGCACTCCTGCTGTGTCTTGCGCGCGAGATCGCTGATCTGCTTCGTGCCGTACTCGCGGTTCGTCATCAGCGGCGAGGCGGAGAGCGTCTGCACCCAGTACTTGTTCCACAGCGCCTCAAGCAGCTTTGCGTCGAGCGTGGATTTGTAGTGCGAGACTTGGAGCGGGTAGTAGTGGTTTGCGTGGGCGCCAAAGTCCTCAATCTTGCCGAGGGGGATCGTCTGGAAGCCGTCGCTCTCGACGGCGCCAGCGCCGTTCTTCATCGTCGCACCCTTCTCTTTGTCTTGCACGTAGCTGTCTGGGAATGTGCGGAAGCCGCCAATCTCGACCTTGCCCGCGGACACGGTGCGGTCCGGGTCGATGACGATGGCGCAGAAGGGGTCGGAGAACTGCTGTTGCGTCTTCTGGGTGTTGACGTCGATGCCGGAGAGCCAGCAGCCGTAGCCGGGATGGCTGTGGTACCAGCCCACGGCGTTGTCGAGCTGGCCTTGGTCGCGCGCTCGCTGCAGGAACTCGACCATGTACTCGTTTGCCTCGTCCTGGGCGTTGACCCGTGTCTCGGTGCCCTCGACGGGGAGGCGGAACGCGTCGGTCACGACGAACGTGTGTGCTTCAATCTTGCCCATCATCAGGCCCATGACTTCGAGAGAGCCGCCGGAGCGGGCGTGCATGACCATCTTCAGCAGCGCCACGGCGGAGATGCGGACCGAGGTGAAGTAGTGCGGATCGGTGCGCCATGGATGTGCGTTGTCCAGGGCCTTCTGGGCGGGGACAGAGTACGAGTAGAGGGCATCTTTGGTGGGGTCGACCAGCTGCACGGCGTTCTCGAGCTCTGGACGGGTTGTTAGCATCGAAGCTCACGCACGTGTAGTGGGGCCATGCGGGGGGGCGACAAGAGGTGCAGTCATGGCTGTGCCTACCCCAGGTTTTCAGTGCGGTCCCCATGGTTATGGGGAAATGTGAGGGGGAGCGCGTGGCGAAGTGGTGGTTGGGAGTGGACGTCGAGGCCGAGGTGCGTCGGTGGAGGTGGGAAGCTGGAGCTCTGGCGCTAAGAGCTGCACTCACTGCAGCAGGCTGCAGTCGGTGAAGAGGGGTCGACACGACGTGAAAGTAAACGACGGCTGAAGCGATTTCTACAGTATGGCTCAAGTAATCTCAATAGTACGGCTCAAGTCATCCATACAGCATGGCCCAAGTCATCCATACAGCATGGCCCAAGTCATCCATACAGCATGGCCCAAGTCATCCATACAGCATGGCCCAAGTCATCTATACAGCATGGCGAAGTGATTCCTACAGCATGGCTCAAGTAATCTCAATAGTATGGCCCAAGTAATCTCAATAGTATGGCTCAAGTAATCCATACAGCATGGCCCAAGTCATCTATACAGCATGGCCCAAGTCATCTATACAGCATGGCGAAGTGATTCCTGTAGCATGGCTAAAGTCATCCCTTCATGGTACTCCTCGCTAGCCCTTTGAACCTTTCCGGCGCCCGCCCTGCTCCTCCCAGCCCATCTGCGCATTCATCCGGCTCGCCTCCTCCTCCATCTTGCTGACCCACCGTCTCGTCAACTCGGCGTTCTCCTTCTGCAGCCGGTCCTTGTCCTGCTCCGCCATGTTGAGCTGCAGGTTCAGCGCGACCATCTCATCCTGCACCTCCTCCACGAAGCGGCCCTTGCCCTTCAGCTCCTCCTGCCTGTCCTTGCCCCGCCGTTCGAGGTGCGCCCTGTGCTTCTCGAGCTGGGCGATGCGCTGCTTCTGCTGCGCGTCGGACGCCTGCAGCGCGGACAGCGAGGCGCTGAGGCTGCTCAACTCGGCTTCCAGGCTGCTGCGCGTCTTCT
Coding sequences:
- a CDS encoding Glutamate--tRNA ligase, which encodes MSFSSFSSFSSSSLLRPQLPAYAGRACRACRASRRPLSSKTAREQKSNAALPSRPARTRFAPSPTGYLHLGSLRTALFNYLLAKSTGGQFLLRIEDTDQKRTVADAEQRLLQDLRWAGLQWDEGPEVGGPCGPYRQSERSAIYRAHAQQLLDSGHAYRCFCSSERLNALAEHRHKLGLATDYDRACESVPRDESDERAHRHEPHVVRLKVPDQYPTYKDLIYGTFKPLRRRGHVTESSYEDPILLKSDGLPTYHLANVVDDHLMNITHVVRGSEWMPSTPKHIAMYSAFGWTPPAFAHVGLLVDENGNKLSKRNFDTDIAAFKDMEIFPETLANFAALLGWSHKERSDVMTLQDLISHFSLKFTKGNTTVTFGKLHYLQRKHAALRAQAGGQPLQDMVDNVAALLTSPDSPYDPNDWRALTGPSPDAYIEKIVHVDAENFTNANEFLYRNAFFFKPLRPAASTNLTADSPTDVVERSKLLAEIKDADWDRDNLMEKVRNMIDGRPEGKAGGKDVYHYLRLALTGQEKGIRLYDIMLILGRKETLARLGADD
- a CDS encoding autophagy protein 16, interacts with Atg12p-Atg5p; this translates as MSTPLAEYLSALDARDARERVHEVYLHAYTRLADRTAAQAQALQHASASTDDHNTAASDGTGTARGKGSPAPLDTPSSAALVQLRSELAATQKTRSSLEAELSSLSASLSALQASDAQQKQRIAQLEKHRAHLERRGKDRQEELKGKGRFVEEVQDEMVALNLQLNMAEQDKDRLQKENAELTRRWVSKMEEEASRMNAQMGWEEQGGRRKGSKG
- a CDS encoding COP9 signalosome catalytic subunit rri1 — translated: MGTALKTWELENAVQLVDPTKDALYSYSVPAQKALDNAHPWRTDPHYFTSVRISAVALLKMVMHARSGGSLEVMGLMMGKIEAHTFVVTDAFRLPVEGTETRVNAQDEANEYMVEFLQRARDQGQLDNAVGWYHSHPGYGCWLSGIDVNTQKTQQQFSDPFCAIVIDPDRTVSAGKVEIGGFRTFPDSYVQDKEKGATMKNGAGAVESDGFQTIPLGKIEDFGAHANHYYPLQVSHYKSTLDAKLLEALWNKYWVQTLSASPLMTNREYGTKQISDLARKTQQECGNKRFKGSAAAFPGSESRKDALPKLGAAGSKIAREEEMGLLAAKVKDQVFNFHSGGRPPATESQEVEMEMKS
- a CDS encoding DnaJ-like protein xdj1, which encodes MVLGISNSASKVEIKKAYHKAALAHHPDKVAVEEREEAEVRFKSAKQAYEILSDDDKRHLYDTHGMSAFDPARGGGEQPDMDDILAQMFGGMGGMPPGMGGFGGGGFGGMPGGPGGRNVPKKGRSVEQAYEVTLEELYKGKTTKFSNTKNIVCNQCEGSGGKKGSKSHDCGVCSGRGAKQVLRQVGPGLVTQETVACGNCQGSGQIIPEKQRCKKCKGKKVVESKNVLELYIPRGARQGERIVLQGEADQLPDQEPGDIIFTLDEAEHETFERAGADLRAVLKISLVEALTGFNRVVLTHLDGRGIQLNVQQPNGKVLRPGQVLKVPGEGMPMKRSDAKGDLFLQVDIEFPEDGWLKNDAALQKVRDALPAATISNEKHEEVEEVEVEYEADMEDFGAGSGDPRAGGAEWEDDEEEAGPQCATQ